One genomic region from Bradyrhizobium icense encodes:
- a CDS encoding site-specific DNA-methyltransferase, whose translation MVVSRRGASARAPRTKFESDSSARIVVGDCVAEMSKLPAGSVDLVFADPPYNLQLRGDLKRPDESHVDAVNDDWDKFSSFAAYDDFTRAWLLACRRVMKPSATLWVIGSYHNIFRVGAIMQDLGFWVLNDIVWRKTNPMPNFRGRRFTNAHETMIWAARDEKAKGYTFNYEALKAANEDVQARSDWLIPLCTGEERLKGADGKKVHPTQKPEGLLARVLLSSSKPGDLVIDPFNGTGTTGAVAKRLGRRYIGFERDKTYAKAAEERIAAVEPLPEATLAPFMTARDAPRVAFSELIERGMIPPGTRLVDSKKRHGALVRADGAIMLGDKVGSIHRIGAVAQGSGACNGWTFWHVETKNGLRLIDELRAEIRSEMAAG comes from the coding sequence ATGGTTGTGTCGCGTCGCGGGGCGTCTGCAAGGGCGCCCCGCACTAAATTTGAGTCTGATTCAAGCGCTCGCATCGTCGTCGGCGATTGCGTCGCCGAGATGTCGAAGCTTCCAGCCGGTTCGGTCGATCTGGTGTTCGCAGATCCTCCGTACAACCTGCAGCTCAGGGGCGACCTCAAGCGCCCCGACGAATCCCATGTCGATGCCGTCAACGACGACTGGGACAAGTTTTCGTCGTTCGCCGCTTACGACGATTTCACCCGCGCATGGCTCTTGGCCTGTCGCCGGGTCATGAAACCGTCGGCGACGCTGTGGGTCATCGGTTCCTACCACAATATTTTCCGCGTCGGCGCGATCATGCAGGACCTCGGCTTCTGGGTTCTCAATGACATCGTCTGGCGCAAGACCAACCCGATGCCGAATTTCCGCGGCCGCCGCTTCACCAATGCGCACGAGACCATGATCTGGGCGGCGCGCGACGAGAAGGCCAAGGGCTATACATTCAATTATGAGGCCCTGAAGGCCGCCAACGAGGACGTGCAGGCGCGTTCCGACTGGCTAATCCCGCTTTGCACCGGTGAAGAGCGTCTCAAGGGCGCCGACGGCAAGAAGGTGCACCCGACCCAGAAGCCGGAAGGCCTGCTGGCGCGCGTGCTGCTGTCGTCGTCAAAGCCCGGCGATCTCGTGATCGATCCTTTCAATGGCACCGGCACCACCGGCGCCGTGGCAAAACGTCTCGGCCGCCGCTACATCGGCTTCGAGCGCGACAAGACCTACGCGAAGGCCGCCGAAGAACGCATCGCAGCCGTCGAACCGCTGCCCGAAGCGACGCTGGCGCCGTTCATGACCGCGCGCGACGCTCCGCGCGTCGCATTCTCGGAACTGATCGAACGCGGCATGATTCCGCCCGGCACCAGGCTGGTCGATTCCAAGAAGCGTCACGGCGCCCTCGTCCGCGCCGACGGCGCCATCATGCTCGGCGACAAGGTCGGCTCGATCCACCGCATCGGTGCGGTCGCCCAAGGCTCCGGCGCCTGCAACGGTTGGACCTTCTGGCACGTCGAGACCAAGAACGGCCTCAGGCTGATCGACGAACTGCGCGCCGAAATCCGCTCCGAAATGGCGGCGGGTTAA
- a CDS encoding glutathione S-transferase family protein, protein MLKFYFNGSPNPTKVALFLEEAGIAYEPVAVDTRKGDQFKPEYLAINPNAKVPAIDDDGVKVFDSNAILLYLAEKTGKFLPANTPANRGELLSWLMFAATGVGPFSGQAVHFKHFAPEKIDYAHNRYQFEAQRHFGILNDRLANRRYMVGDTYTIVDMDVWGWARMMAFVMGEDTAAKYPNVKRLVDEITVRPAAAKAIALKDNFKFKAEMDDEARSNMFKHMSVKAA, encoded by the coding sequence ATGCTCAAATTCTATTTCAACGGATCGCCCAACCCGACCAAGGTCGCCCTCTTCCTGGAGGAAGCCGGTATCGCCTACGAGCCGGTCGCCGTCGACACCCGCAAGGGCGACCAGTTCAAGCCGGAGTATCTCGCCATCAATCCGAATGCCAAGGTGCCGGCGATCGATGACGACGGCGTCAAGGTCTTCGACAGCAACGCCATCCTGCTCTATCTCGCGGAAAAGACCGGCAAGTTTCTGCCCGCGAACACGCCGGCCAACCGCGGCGAACTGCTGTCATGGCTGATGTTCGCCGCCACCGGCGTCGGCCCCTTTTCCGGCCAGGCCGTCCACTTCAAGCATTTCGCGCCGGAAAAGATCGACTACGCGCATAACCGCTATCAGTTCGAGGCGCAGCGGCACTTCGGCATTCTCAACGACCGCCTCGCCAACCGCCGTTATATGGTCGGCGACACCTACACCATCGTCGACATGGATGTCTGGGGCTGGGCCCGCATGATGGCCTTCGTGATGGGCGAGGATACGGCCGCGAAATATCCCAATGTCAAACGGCTGGTGGACGAGATCACCGTACGGCCTGCGGCAGCCAAGGCGATCGCGCTGAAGGATAACTTCAAGTTCAAGGCCGAGATGGACGACGAGGCCCGCAGCAACATGTTCAAGCATATGTCGGTGAAGGCGGCCTGA
- a CDS encoding adenylate/guanylate cyclase domain-containing protein, giving the protein MDVAQWLQDLGLANYTALFREQAIDADVLPSLTDADFEKLGLPLGHRKRLLAAIAALEPAASSTASIRRPSYAERRQLTVMFVDLVGSTSLSTRLDPEDMRETLTAYQNTVAGEIARFDGHLAKFMGDGVLAYFGWPRAHEDEAERAVAASLATVEAVDRLRSPDGRPLAARVGIATGLVVVGDLHGTGAAQEEAVVGDTPNLAARLQAVAGSGEVVVAEQTRRLIGGLFELEDLGPCELRGFAEPINAWRIVRKRAAESRFEALHTAGLSPLVGRDQELGLLLGRWHLARNGEGQALLLAGEAGIGKSRLIEALRERITDEPHTRISHRASPYHANTVLWPFIDQLERAAAFERDDTPPMRLSKLVSLLAQGTDDLTEAVPLIAALLDIPTDGRYKPLDLMPQTQKRKTLEVLLAQLEGLAQRRPVLSVLEDAHWFDPTSLELLGLILERVQHLPVLAIITFRPEMTPPWPSFPHVTALTLNRLARRAAATLVEQTSGGRRLSPAVVDEIAAKTEGVPLFIEELTKTVLESGMLRNTPEGLALGTSRGALAIPASLQDSLMARLDHLASAKDLVQVGAAIGREFTYELLDAVAAREPADLDQALARLVKSELVFQRGTPPEAVYTFKHALVQDVAYASLLKSRRSELHGRIAAVLEARFADLVARQPELLAHHLTAAGHADRAIDFWLRAGQLAVGRSANREAISHLTTALEMLGNRPPTDEQLGRELEVQIALGPPLTATKGFAAPEVEAAHVRAEHLARRFGHRRHLVRALRGLCYVNHVRGRILRVSELGSELVDLAEQSDVVMQADAHNALAFNLFHQGEHQSAREHLEISSAKIVQAGDPANALSRGVNIHVFGRAYRAHVDWHLGFADAALRAAQDAIDLAHRLVHPFSMAVALAYAAMLHQFRREPAEVRARADAVRSICAEHGFSYYHAWATIMNGWAVAEDGDVEDGIARVRVGVRDLRATGAELRLPYYLGILGDLYRRAQRLEDAIVTLAEARSAAERNEEHWADASLHLLEGDLALATQDRAQAEHCIRRAMESAQVQNARALLLRGSTRLARLLAEDDGRTVVYDELAKIYGSFTEGFETVDSREARAVLDGI; this is encoded by the coding sequence ATGGACGTCGCGCAGTGGCTTCAAGACCTCGGCCTTGCCAACTATACAGCGCTGTTCCGCGAGCAGGCCATCGATGCGGACGTGTTGCCGTCGCTCACGGACGCCGACTTCGAGAAGCTTGGTCTGCCGCTCGGGCACCGAAAAAGGTTGCTAGCGGCGATCGCTGCGCTGGAGCCTGCGGCGTCGTCCACCGCCTCAATCCGGCGGCCGTCGTACGCGGAACGCCGCCAGCTCACTGTAATGTTCGTCGACCTTGTCGGCTCGACATCCCTTTCCACGCGGCTCGATCCTGAGGATATGCGGGAGACGCTGACCGCCTACCAGAACACTGTTGCGGGCGAGATCGCACGCTTCGACGGACACCTTGCCAAGTTCATGGGTGACGGCGTGCTGGCCTACTTCGGCTGGCCGCGCGCGCACGAGGATGAGGCCGAAAGAGCGGTGGCAGCCAGCCTGGCGACTGTCGAGGCCGTGGACCGTCTGCGGTCGCCTGACGGCCGCCCGCTTGCCGCACGGGTCGGGATCGCGACAGGACTCGTCGTCGTAGGTGATCTACATGGCACTGGCGCGGCGCAGGAGGAAGCGGTCGTCGGCGACACCCCGAACCTCGCCGCCCGTCTGCAGGCCGTAGCCGGGAGCGGCGAAGTCGTCGTCGCTGAGCAAACACGGCGGCTGATCGGCGGGCTGTTCGAGCTCGAAGACCTCGGACCTTGCGAACTGCGGGGCTTCGCAGAACCGATCAACGCTTGGCGGATCGTCCGCAAGCGCGCAGCGGAGAGCCGCTTCGAGGCACTCCACACAGCCGGTCTGAGCCCGCTCGTTGGGCGAGACCAGGAACTCGGACTTCTCCTCGGGCGCTGGCACCTCGCCAGGAACGGCGAGGGTCAGGCGCTACTTCTCGCCGGGGAGGCCGGAATCGGCAAATCGCGACTCATCGAGGCGCTCCGAGAGCGGATCACCGACGAGCCGCACACTCGAATCTCTCATCGTGCCTCGCCCTACCACGCCAATACCGTGCTCTGGCCATTCATCGATCAGCTTGAGCGAGCGGCGGCGTTCGAGCGTGACGACACGCCTCCGATGCGGCTCTCCAAGCTCGTGTCATTGCTTGCACAAGGGACCGACGATCTCACCGAAGCCGTTCCACTTATCGCGGCTCTCCTCGACATACCGACGGACGGTCGATACAAGCCGCTCGACCTCATGCCGCAGACCCAGAAGCGCAAGACACTGGAGGTGCTTCTCGCACAGCTCGAAGGGCTGGCCCAGCGTCGTCCGGTTCTCTCAGTGCTTGAGGACGCGCACTGGTTCGATCCAACATCGCTCGAGCTCCTCGGACTGATCCTAGAGCGGGTCCAGCACCTGCCGGTGCTCGCAATCATCACGTTCCGGCCGGAGATGACGCCGCCCTGGCCGTCCTTCCCGCACGTAACGGCCTTGACGCTTAATCGCCTTGCGCGCCGGGCTGCGGCAACACTTGTCGAGCAAACGTCAGGCGGGCGCCGCCTTTCTCCGGCAGTGGTGGACGAGATTGCCGCGAAGACCGAGGGCGTTCCGCTTTTCATCGAAGAACTCACCAAGACCGTGTTGGAATCGGGCATGCTGCGCAATACGCCCGAGGGTCTCGCGCTGGGCACATCGCGAGGCGCACTTGCCATTCCGGCGAGCCTGCAGGATTCTCTGATGGCCCGGCTCGATCATTTGGCTTCGGCCAAGGATCTGGTCCAGGTCGGCGCGGCCATCGGCCGTGAGTTCACCTACGAGCTCCTCGATGCAGTCGCTGCACGAGAACCGGCTGATCTCGACCAGGCGCTCGCCCGGCTCGTAAAGTCGGAGCTCGTCTTTCAGCGCGGCACACCGCCCGAGGCGGTCTATACGTTCAAGCATGCTCTGGTCCAGGATGTCGCCTACGCCTCGCTGCTCAAGAGTCGACGGAGCGAGCTCCACGGTCGGATTGCCGCCGTCCTCGAGGCGCGGTTCGCCGATCTTGTCGCGCGTCAGCCCGAGCTCCTAGCGCACCATCTCACAGCAGCCGGGCATGCCGATCGGGCAATCGACTTCTGGTTACGGGCCGGACAGCTCGCGGTTGGCCGATCGGCGAACAGGGAAGCGATAAGTCATCTGACCACCGCCCTCGAGATGCTCGGGAACCGCCCGCCAACTGACGAGCAGTTGGGCCGCGAGCTTGAGGTGCAGATTGCACTGGGTCCTCCGCTGACCGCGACGAAAGGCTTTGCCGCTCCCGAGGTCGAGGCGGCGCACGTCAGAGCGGAGCATCTGGCGCGACGGTTCGGGCATCGTCGCCACCTCGTGAGGGCGTTGCGCGGCCTATGCTACGTGAATCACGTACGCGGTCGCATCCTCCGCGTAAGCGAGCTGGGTTCCGAGCTTGTCGACCTGGCCGAACAAAGCGACGTCGTGATGCAGGCCGACGCGCACAACGCCCTCGCGTTCAATCTATTCCATCAGGGCGAGCACCAATCGGCGCGCGAGCACTTGGAGATCAGCAGTGCAAAGATCGTGCAGGCTGGCGATCCAGCCAACGCCTTGTCGCGCGGGGTCAACATTCACGTGTTCGGCCGCGCCTATCGGGCTCATGTCGACTGGCATCTTGGGTTCGCGGACGCCGCGCTTCGGGCAGCGCAGGATGCGATCGATCTGGCCCATCGTCTCGTCCACCCATTTAGCATGGCCGTGGCGCTCGCTTATGCGGCGATGCTGCACCAGTTCCGTCGCGAGCCCGCGGAAGTCCGCGCTCGTGCCGATGCAGTTCGCTCAATCTGTGCCGAACACGGGTTCAGCTATTATCACGCCTGGGCCACCATCATGAATGGCTGGGCTGTCGCCGAGGACGGCGACGTCGAGGATGGTATTGCACGGGTTCGCGTCGGTGTGCGGGACCTGCGGGCCACCGGGGCTGAGCTGCGTTTACCGTATTATTTGGGAATCCTTGGCGATCTTTACCGCCGCGCGCAACGGCTTGAAGATGCGATCGTCACTCTCGCTGAGGCCCGCTCGGCCGCCGAGCGCAATGAGGAGCATTGGGCCGACGCCAGTCTGCACCTGCTCGAGGGCGATCTCGCTCTGGCAACCCAGGACCGAGCGCAGGCGGAACACTGCATCCGGCGCGCCATGGAGAGCGCACAAGTCCAAAATGCCCGCGCGCTTCTTCTGCGAGGCAGCACAAGGCTGGCGCGACTTCTGGCGGAGGACGATGGACGAACGGTAGTTTACGATGAACTCGCCAAGATCTACGGCTCGTTCACCGAGGGCTTCGAAACCGTCGATTCCCGCGAGGCCAGGGCCGTGCTCGATGGCATTTGA
- a CDS encoding FAD-binding oxidoreductase translates to MQATATEAFIGSMRGPVIRRTDADYEAVRSLYNGMIDKSPEMIARCTDVADVVTAVEFATQNDLTVAIRGGGHNGPGLSSVDNGLMIDMSMMKGVRVNPTARTVRVGPGCTQGDVDHATHVYGLAVPAGIVSTTGIAGLTLGGGTGYLTRKHGLTIDNLLEADVVLADGRIVTANKSENADLYWGLRGGGGNFGIVTSFLFQAHPVNMVYAGPVFWDLKDARTVMQTYRDFLPGAPEELGAFVGLKTVPPVDPFPAEHQGKRACAIIACYNGATADGQAVMAKLLGALPAPLFNWMGEMPYPALQSMFDPFFPKGLQWYWRGDFVKELTDGAIDAHIAQAQKLPSALSLMHLYPIDGAVRRVGKSDTAWNTRDATWSMVIAGIDPNPQKAGEITRWTKGYWEAVHPYSADGCYVNFMMDDGDDNRLKATYGENYDRLVALKAKYDPKNFFHMNQNIRPLHS, encoded by the coding sequence ATGCAAGCCACGGCCACTGAAGCCTTCATCGGCAGCATGCGCGGCCCCGTCATCAGGCGAACGGACGCCGACTATGAAGCCGTGCGGAGCCTCTACAACGGGATGATCGATAAGAGTCCGGAGATGATTGCGCGATGCACTGATGTCGCTGACGTTGTCACCGCGGTCGAGTTTGCAACGCAAAACGATCTCACGGTCGCGATTCGCGGAGGCGGGCATAACGGGCCGGGCCTCAGTAGTGTCGACAACGGGCTGATGATCGACATGTCGATGATGAAGGGCGTGCGGGTCAATCCCACCGCCCGTACTGTCCGCGTCGGTCCCGGCTGCACGCAGGGCGATGTGGACCACGCCACACATGTCTATGGGCTCGCTGTGCCGGCCGGTATCGTCTCGACGACCGGTATCGCCGGCCTCACGCTCGGCGGCGGCACCGGATACCTCACCCGCAAGCACGGCCTCACCATCGACAATCTGCTCGAGGCGGACGTCGTGCTCGCCGACGGTCGCATTGTCACCGCGAACAAATCAGAGAACGCTGATCTCTACTGGGGTCTGCGCGGCGGCGGCGGCAATTTTGGCATCGTCACAAGCTTCCTGTTCCAGGCCCATCCGGTGAACATGGTCTATGCCGGTCCAGTCTTCTGGGATCTCAAGGATGCGCGGACTGTCATGCAGACGTACCGGGATTTCCTGCCTGGCGCTCCCGAGGAGCTCGGGGCCTTTGTCGGCTTGAAGACTGTTCCACCGGTGGACCCGTTCCCAGCGGAGCATCAGGGCAAGCGCGCCTGCGCCATCATCGCCTGCTACAATGGCGCGACAGCAGACGGCCAGGCGGTCATGGCCAAGTTGCTCGGAGCGCTGCCCGCGCCGCTCTTCAACTGGATGGGTGAGATGCCCTATCCGGCCCTCCAGTCCATGTTCGATCCGTTCTTCCCCAAGGGCCTGCAATGGTACTGGCGCGGCGATTTCGTGAAGGAACTGACCGACGGAGCGATCGACGCCCATATCGCCCAGGCACAGAAACTGCCCAGCGCGCTCTCGCTCATGCATCTTTATCCGATCGACGGCGCTGTCCGTCGCGTCGGCAAGAGCGACACCGCCTGGAACACGCGCGACGCGACCTGGTCGATGGTCATTGCGGGTATCGATCCCAATCCGCAAAAGGCGGGCGAAATCACGCGCTGGACCAAGGGCTACTGGGAGGCCGTGCATCCCTATTCGGCCGACGGCTGCTATGTGAACTTCATGATGGACGATGGAGATGACAACAGACTCAAGGCCACTTACGGTGAAAATTACGACCGCCTCGTCGCCTTAAAGGCCAAGTACGACCCGAAGAACTTCTTCCACATGAACCAGAATATCAGGCCGCTGCATTCGTAG
- a CDS encoding flavin-dependent oxidoreductase, whose translation MTVLIAGGGIGGLTLALSLHQIGVRARVFESVPELRPLGVGINVLPHAVRELIELGLHDVLDAAAVRTKELAYFSKHGKPIWSEPRGIEAGYKWPQFSIHRGTLQQILLDAAIERLGRENILTSHHLSGWAETENGVRAEFIDKATGKSKGHHDGALLIAADGIHSAVREKLYPNEGPPIWNGRILWRGITDSDAFLSGRTMIMAGHEILKFVCYPISKQADGAGKFRINWVAERHMPPTYQWRREDYNRTAKLEEFLPWFKDWKFDWLDVPGLIENCPHAYEYPLVDRDPIPQWTFGRVTLMGDAAHPMYPIGSNGASQAILDARVITREILEKGTTNVALSAYEAERRPATTDLVMLNRRNGPEQVMQMVEERAPNGYNVVTDVLSLQELEDIAANYKRVAGFQVEGLNAKPPIVQIMREAPRASAG comes from the coding sequence ATGACTGTTCTCATCGCAGGCGGCGGCATTGGCGGGCTGACGCTGGCGCTCAGCCTGCACCAGATCGGCGTTCGGGCCAGAGTGTTCGAGAGCGTGCCGGAGCTGCGGCCGCTTGGCGTCGGCATCAACGTGCTGCCGCATGCGGTGCGCGAGCTGATCGAGCTCGGGCTGCATGACGTGCTCGACGCGGCCGCCGTCCGCACCAAGGAGCTCGCGTATTTCTCCAAGCATGGCAAGCCGATCTGGAGCGAGCCGCGCGGCATCGAGGCCGGTTACAAATGGCCGCAATTCTCGATCCATCGTGGCACACTGCAGCAGATTTTGCTCGACGCCGCGATCGAACGGCTGGGAAGGGAGAACATCCTGACCAGCCATCATCTCTCCGGCTGGGCGGAAACGGAGAACGGCGTCCGCGCCGAATTCATCGACAAGGCCACCGGCAAATCGAAAGGCCACCATGACGGCGCGCTGTTGATCGCGGCCGACGGCATCCATTCGGCGGTCCGTGAAAAGCTCTACCCCAACGAAGGCCCGCCGATCTGGAACGGTCGCATCCTGTGGCGCGGCATCACCGATAGCGACGCCTTCCTGTCCGGCCGCACCATGATCATGGCGGGCCATGAGATCCTGAAATTCGTCTGCTATCCGATTTCGAAGCAGGCCGACGGCGCCGGCAAGTTCCGGATCAACTGGGTGGCCGAGCGGCATATGCCGCCGACCTATCAGTGGCGGCGCGAGGACTACAACCGCACCGCAAAACTCGAAGAGTTTCTGCCGTGGTTCAAGGACTGGAAGTTCGACTGGCTCGATGTGCCCGGCCTGATCGAGAATTGCCCGCACGCCTACGAATATCCGCTGGTCGATCGCGATCCGATCCCGCAATGGACGTTCGGCCGCGTCACGCTGATGGGCGATGCTGCGCATCCGATGTACCCGATTGGCTCCAACGGTGCATCGCAGGCGATTCTGGACGCCCGCGTCATCACCCGCGAGATCCTCGAGAAAGGCACGACCAACGTCGCGTTATCAGCGTACGAAGCCGAGCGCCGGCCCGCCACCACCGACCTCGTGATGCTCAACCGCCGCAACGGTCCCGAGCAGGTGATGCAGATGGTCGAAGAGCGCGCGCCCAACGGCTACAACGTGGTGACCGACGTGCTCTCGCTGCAAGAGCTGGAAGACATCGCCGCCAACTACAAGCGCGTCGCCGGCTTCCAGGTCGAAGGCCTCAACGCCAAACCGCCAATCGTCCAGATCATGCGGGAAGCGCCGCGGGCGAGCGCGGGATGA
- a CDS encoding glutathione S-transferase family protein: MFKLYYAPGTCALASHIALEEAGAPYTAERLDFKNSQQTTPEYLAINPKGRVPALVTDRGTLTETPAILAFIASDFPKAKLVPDDPFAFAQAQSFNSYLCSTVHVSHAHKMRGSRWAAEESSFADMKRKVPETMSAGFALIERDMLKGPWVMGEQYTICDPYLYTIAGWLEGDGVDLSKLPKVVAHRKRMEERPAVQKVLAEEKA, encoded by the coding sequence ATGTTCAAGCTCTACTACGCCCCCGGCACCTGCGCACTCGCATCGCATATCGCTCTGGAAGAGGCCGGCGCCCCCTACACGGCAGAGCGGCTCGACTTCAAGAACAGCCAGCAGACCACCCCGGAATATCTCGCGATCAATCCGAAGGGGCGCGTGCCTGCGCTGGTGACGGACCGCGGCACCCTGACCGAGACGCCGGCGATCCTCGCTTTCATTGCGAGCGATTTTCCGAAAGCGAAGCTCGTGCCCGATGATCCCTTCGCGTTCGCGCAGGCCCAGTCGTTCAACAGCTATCTCTGTTCCACCGTGCACGTGTCGCATGCCCACAAGATGCGCGGCTCTCGCTGGGCGGCCGAGGAGTCTTCGTTCGCCGACATGAAGCGCAAGGTGCCGGAAACCATGTCGGCCGGCTTCGCGCTCATCGAGCGCGACATGCTGAAGGGGCCGTGGGTGATGGGCGAGCAGTACACGATCTGCGACCCCTATCTCTACACCATCGCGGGCTGGCTGGAGGGCGATGGCGTCGATCTATCCAAGCTGCCGAAGGTCGTCGCGCATCGCAAGCGGATGGAAGAGCGGCCGGCGGTGCAGAAGGTGCTGGCGGAGGAGAAGGCATGA
- a CDS encoding nuclear transport factor 2 family protein translates to MNAADNKKLVQQIYADSANRSGTTFLDNIAEDVTWIVTGQYSWSGEFRGREAINNGLMGYLRSLLAAGRPRTLAFNFIAEGDYVVVEARGDNVTKSGERYDNQYCMVWRIENGKIKQIKEYCDSALVERVLGPFPAERKVAAAV, encoded by the coding sequence ATGAATGCAGCCGACAACAAAAAACTGGTGCAGCAGATCTACGCAGATTCAGCGAACCGCAGTGGAACCACATTCCTCGATAATATCGCCGAGGATGTGACCTGGATCGTGACCGGCCAGTATTCCTGGTCGGGCGAATTCAGAGGCCGTGAGGCCATCAATAACGGCCTGATGGGCTATCTGCGGTCGCTCCTCGCGGCCGGGCGGCCGCGAACGCTGGCGTTCAACTTCATCGCTGAAGGCGATTATGTCGTGGTCGAAGCTCGCGGTGACAACGTCACCAAGTCCGGCGAACGATACGACAATCAATACTGCATGGTCTGGCGGATCGAGAACGGGAAGATCAAGCAGATCAAGGAATATTGCGATTCCGCGTTGGTCGAGCGCGTGCTCGGGCCGTTCCCTGCCGAGCGGAAGGTTGCCGCTGCGGTTTGA
- a CDS encoding LysR family transcriptional regulator — translation MNLNSLDLNLLVALDALLREANVSRAAMRIGLSQPAASHALQRLRDLIGDPLLVRNGARMELTPRAQALRAPLAQTLDQVRALFIADEFDAARSERQFRLMMPDLAVELLMPPLMEKITKAAPNVRIDVVPWRGPAIFTPEFARTIDLVISIGNAFTGFHRQRLYTDGDALAVRRGHPAGARLKRIETFLDARHVAVVIRGQSDDLIDMWLRPKGIERRIALVVPGYIEALHVAARTDLVAFVPRRLIAALSKQLSLATVTPPLDPGIDEQFMFYPTRAQMDPGSIWLRNIMLGIGREMERASKRAA, via the coding sequence ATGAATTTGAATTCGCTTGACCTCAATCTATTGGTCGCGCTCGACGCGCTGCTCAGGGAAGCCAATGTCAGCCGCGCCGCGATGCGGATCGGGTTGTCGCAGCCGGCCGCCAGTCACGCGCTGCAGCGGCTGCGCGACCTAATCGGCGACCCGCTGCTGGTTCGTAACGGTGCGCGTATGGAGCTGACGCCGCGGGCCCAGGCGCTGCGCGCGCCGCTCGCGCAGACGCTGGATCAGGTGCGCGCGCTGTTCATCGCCGACGAGTTCGACGCCGCAAGGAGCGAGCGTCAGTTTCGCCTGATGATGCCGGACCTCGCGGTCGAACTCCTGATGCCGCCGCTGATGGAGAAAATCACCAAGGCGGCGCCGAACGTGCGGATCGACGTGGTACCGTGGCGGGGTCCCGCGATTTTCACGCCGGAATTCGCCCGCACCATTGACCTCGTGATCTCGATCGGTAACGCGTTCACGGGGTTCCACCGGCAACGGCTCTACACCGACGGCGATGCTCTCGCCGTCCGGCGTGGCCATCCCGCCGGAGCAAGGCTGAAACGGATCGAGACGTTTCTCGATGCGCGGCATGTCGCGGTCGTGATCCGCGGCCAGAGCGATGACCTGATCGACATGTGGTTGCGTCCCAAGGGCATCGAGCGGCGGATTGCGCTGGTGGTGCCCGGCTATATCGAGGCGCTGCATGTCGCCGCGCGCACCGATCTTGTCGCCTTCGTGCCGCGCCGCCTGATAGCCGCGCTGTCGAAGCAATTGTCGCTCGCGACGGTCACACCGCCGCTCGATCCCGGCATCGACGAGCAGTTCATGTTCTACCCGACCCGCGCCCAGATGGATCCCGGCTCGATCTGGCTACGCAACATCATGCTCGGCATCGGCCGCGAGATGGAGCGGGCGTCCAAGCGCGCTGCATAG
- a CDS encoding carboxymuconolactone decarboxylase family protein, with the protein MTARLAPATMPYRDKVQAAFDRMPRSWMPPFRLFTTLARHPELFERFIRGAPSYLSGTRLSIRQREVLLHRVTARCACEYEWGMRVHYFASEAGLTEAQVKATVHGNADSACWEADDALLIRLADELHDTCDISDELWPALQAAFEDEAILELLLLAGYYRTVGYLANGLRLPPEPNVSRLFPAA; encoded by the coding sequence ATGACTGCACGACTGGCGCCGGCCACAATGCCTTATCGCGACAAAGTTCAGGCCGCCTTCGATCGCATGCCGCGATCCTGGATGCCGCCCTTTCGCCTGTTCACCACGCTCGCGCGACATCCCGAGCTGTTCGAACGCTTCATTCGCGGCGCGCCGAGCTATCTTTCCGGAACAAGGCTCAGCATCCGGCAGCGCGAGGTGCTGCTGCATCGCGTCACTGCGCGCTGTGCTTGCGAATATGAATGGGGCATGCGCGTCCATTATTTTGCGAGCGAGGCGGGACTGACCGAAGCACAGGTCAAGGCGACGGTGCACGGCAACGCCGATAGCGCCTGCTGGGAAGCCGACGATGCGCTCCTGATCCGCCTCGCCGACGAGCTGCACGACACTTGCGATATCAGCGACGAACTGTGGCCTGCACTGCAGGCCGCATTCGAGGATGAAGCCATCCTCGAGCTGCTGCTGCTCGCCGGCTACTACCGGACGGTCGGCTATCTCGCCAACGGGCTGCGCTTGCCGCCCGAGCCCAACGTCAGCCGGCTGTTTCCGGCCGCCTGA